One Halorientalis litorea DNA segment encodes these proteins:
- a CDS encoding 3-keto-5-aminohexanoate cleavage protein — MSYQSYLDADPVIVTAALAGGVHGKEANPNLPETPDELGAAAAAAEQAGASIVHLHARQDSGERAFSTARFQEVTDAVREQTDNIVVQHSTGGTGAPIETRLQPLRTDPAPEMASLDMGPLNRYDHLTTENTVADVNRVYDEMAERGIKPEMEIFNDGHLNEVHGLLDRRELADPVYGTLIFGPGTLTPPRPRNFLNAIDNLPDGALFNTLGFGRHQLPFATMGILFGGHVRVGLEDNVYYREGELAQSNAQLVERVADIAETLGRPVATPEQAREILNL; from the coding sequence ATGAGTTACCAGTCGTATCTCGACGCCGACCCGGTCATCGTCACCGCGGCACTGGCTGGCGGCGTCCACGGCAAGGAAGCGAACCCGAACCTGCCCGAGACCCCCGACGAACTCGGCGCGGCGGCCGCGGCCGCCGAGCAGGCGGGCGCGTCAATCGTCCACCTCCACGCCCGGCAGGACAGCGGCGAGCGCGCCTTCTCGACGGCGCGGTTTCAGGAAGTGACAGACGCCGTCCGCGAACAGACCGACAACATCGTCGTCCAGCACTCGACAGGCGGGACGGGCGCGCCCATCGAGACACGGCTCCAACCCCTGCGGACCGACCCGGCACCGGAGATGGCGTCGCTCGACATGGGGCCGCTGAACCGCTACGACCACCTCACCACCGAGAACACCGTCGCGGACGTGAACCGCGTCTACGACGAGATGGCCGAGCGGGGCATCAAACCCGAGATGGAGATATTCAACGACGGCCACCTCAACGAGGTACACGGCCTGCTCGACCGCCGAGAGTTGGCGGACCCGGTGTACGGGACGCTCATCTTCGGGCCGGGGACGCTCACCCCGCCGCGGCCGCGGAACTTCCTCAACGCCATCGACAACCTGCCCGACGGCGCGCTGTTCAACACGCTCGGGTTCGGTCGCCACCAGTTGCCCTTCGCCACGATGGGCATCCTCTTCGGCGGGCACGTCCGCGTCGGACTGGAAGACAACGTCTACTACCGGGAGGGCGAACTCGCCCAGAGCAACGCCCAACTGGTCGAGCGAGTCGCGGACATCGCCGAGACGCTGGGGCGACCGGTCGCCACGCCCGAACAGGCCCGGGAGATACTGAACCTCTAG
- a CDS encoding DUF445 domain-containing protein, which yields MLALDWHLSFALVTSLAGLPVSLPASIDWSLVMIPPITGIIGYATNWVGIRLLFHPVDARGIKVPGMEHLAQLLPKKIQQIPGVMEGRVGWQGIIPSRAGKMGSLNVDNGIAKLASQREFYERFDPERIAEHVVGSIRGDIHARVEEIIRDEHPELWQDLPEPIQRAVHARIEAKVPEAIEHITVQIGEHIDQLLDIKLMVIEHLEENRRLLNSIFLDVGDRELKFLVNSGFYLGTFLGIFSIPLFVFIGEWWVLPLSGVFVGYFTNLIAIKAIFNPVQEHKIGPLKIQGLFIKRQDEASETYAELVAENVITIENIAQNLLHGSQSDRTHKMIQDALRPAVDEAVGVAQPLVRMTTGSEEYERIRESIATQGVEYTLEPLEDATFNEERSVAIQQLMAERMKELPPEEFVPMLRDGFREDEWLLILVGAVLGFVAGWIQLLVVTAV from the coding sequence ATGTTGGCACTCGATTGGCACCTGTCGTTCGCCCTCGTCACCAGCCTCGCGGGACTTCCCGTGAGCCTCCCCGCCAGCATCGACTGGAGCCTCGTGATGATTCCGCCGATTACAGGCATCATCGGGTACGCCACGAACTGGGTTGGCATCCGTCTCCTCTTCCATCCCGTCGATGCCCGCGGCATCAAAGTTCCCGGGATGGAACACCTCGCGCAGTTGCTCCCGAAGAAGATACAGCAGATTCCGGGCGTGATGGAGGGACGCGTCGGCTGGCAGGGCATCATCCCGTCGCGGGCAGGGAAGATGGGGAGCCTCAACGTCGACAACGGTATCGCCAAACTCGCCAGCCAACGCGAGTTCTACGAACGCTTCGACCCGGAGCGTATCGCCGAACACGTCGTGGGGAGCATCCGCGGAGACATCCACGCTCGCGTCGAGGAGATAATCCGGGACGAGCATCCCGAACTGTGGCAGGACCTGCCCGAACCCATCCAGCGGGCAGTCCACGCCCGCATCGAGGCCAAAGTTCCGGAGGCCATCGAGCACATCACCGTCCAAATCGGGGAACACATCGACCAACTGCTCGACATCAAGCTGATGGTCATCGAACACTTAGAGGAGAACCGGCGACTGCTCAACAGCATCTTCCTCGACGTGGGGGACCGGGAACTGAAGTTCCTCGTCAATTCGGGCTTTTACCTCGGTACCTTCCTCGGCATCTTCTCTATCCCGCTGTTCGTCTTCATCGGCGAGTGGTGGGTACTCCCACTCTCGGGGGTGTTCGTCGGCTACTTCACGAACCTCATCGCTATCAAGGCGATTTTCAACCCGGTACAGGAGCACAAAATCGGCCCGCTCAAGATACAGGGGCTGTTCATCAAACGCCAAGACGAGGCCTCCGAGACGTACGCCGAACTCGTCGCCGAGAACGTTATTACGATCGAAAATATAGCTCAGAACCTGCTCCACGGGAGCCAATCCGACCGCACGCACAAGATGATTCAGGACGCGTTACGGCCGGCCGTCGACGAGGCAGTCGGCGTCGCACAGCCCCTCGTTCGGATGACGACCGGTAGCGAGGAGTACGAGCGCATCCGTGAATCCATCGCCACACAAGGTGTCGAGTACACGCTCGAACCGCTCGAAGACGCGACGTTCAACGAGGAACGAAGCGTCGCCATCCAGCAACTCATGGCCGAGCGGATGAAGGAGTTGCCGCCCGAGGAGTTCGTCCCGATGCTGCGGGACGGGTTCCGTGAGGACGAGTGGCTGCTCATCCTCGTCGGTGCCGTCCTCGGATTCGTCGCCGGGTGGATACAGCTACTGGTGGTGACCGCGGTATGA
- a CDS encoding CbiX/SirB N-terminal domain-containing protein — translation MTGDALVLIGRDGTHETATLETHADRIEARGTVDAAHVVTYSEEPVRELRADLQSMAADTLFVLPAALAHSHETTEVLPRVFPYLDGDVRYCEPIGRTPVVTDLVADRAAEAVPATADTTLVLVGQGNSSQSYHRQMTEYHAQRVADRATYADVVTCYLLQNPAVECVRYNVDTERAVAVPLFLTENETTTDRIPAKLELDRGGVAYADPLGESRLVTEAIHREITRKRALDDSAGSASFEAELAENARSVATDGEGPLS, via the coding sequence ATGACAGGTGACGCACTCGTACTCATCGGCCGAGACGGCACACACGAGACGGCGACGTTAGAGACGCACGCGGACCGTATCGAAGCGCGCGGGACGGTCGACGCTGCACACGTGGTGACGTACTCGGAGGAACCGGTTCGGGAACTCCGCGCGGACCTGCAATCGATGGCGGCAGACACGCTGTTTGTCCTGCCGGCGGCACTCGCACACAGTCACGAGACGACGGAGGTGCTGCCGCGGGTGTTCCCGTATCTCGACGGCGATGTGCGGTACTGCGAACCCATCGGCCGGACCCCCGTCGTCACGGACCTCGTGGCCGACCGGGCCGCCGAGGCCGTTCCGGCCACCGCCGACACGACGCTCGTCCTCGTCGGACAGGGCAACAGTTCACAGTCCTACCACCGGCAGATGACCGAGTACCACGCACAACGCGTCGCCGACCGTGCTACCTACGCCGACGTGGTCACCTGCTATCTCCTCCAGAACCCGGCCGTCGAGTGCGTGCGGTACAACGTCGACACGGAACGTGCCGTCGCAGTCCCCCTCTTCCTGACGGAAAACGAAACGACGACCGACCGCATCCCGGCGAAACTCGAACTGGACCGCGGTGGCGTCGCCTACGCCGACCCGCTCGGCGAATCCCGTCTCGTCACGGAGGCGATTCACCGGGAAATCACCCGCAAGCGTGCCCTCGACGACAGTGCGGGCAGTGCGTCGTTCGAGGCCGAGTTGGCCGAGAACGCGCGTTCGGTCGCCACGGACGGCGAGGGACCGCTCTCCTAG
- a CDS encoding Abi-alpha family protein, producing MTDEFPAWKPDEITSEDVGFDAPDVDWANMDPTDLGRMFDILDTAVNDTVGLDGDGFDRLLSVFERTFLGDTAVESEEFERMLSVLEEAIVDPTNPDHAEEVVAILEASLDGTVGDTAMTDGALSVMEAALADPSGSGSVVEDMMGVFDTGLTDPRAVESAADSVLSMLDVTESGSTGGAGEEMDSWLDDLGVGLSVSGDADGDDDVNSFLDAVDTEFGDTNAAAEMSDRFRIARIVTAATQRSTEYSVRSGVRTGTRMAQAAMTAESPADMLDRSRSIVFGELDDLGFEPPEGIADTDEDGDGQSEERHRRMALERLQERGERLMDEAAKVDRDDPGFHPAFPRILDSISPDEGRILRLLATEGPQPSVDIRDVGYIPITSKLVAAGLTMISEEAGCRYESRVTAYLNNLQRLGLIWFSDEPVEDLKRYQVIEAQPDVDQAIEEARRAKMIRRSIHLTPFGFDFCRVCLPVEIDDDAAGVYDVPDESTSDADGMEAIDGPPSEGELDSGTEFRGGNW from the coding sequence ATGACGGACGAGTTCCCCGCGTGGAAGCCGGACGAGATAACGTCCGAAGACGTCGGTTTCGACGCCCCCGATGTCGACTGGGCGAACATGGACCCGACGGACCTCGGGCGGATGTTCGACATCCTCGACACCGCAGTCAACGACACCGTGGGACTCGACGGCGACGGGTTCGACCGTCTCCTCTCGGTGTTCGAGCGGACGTTCCTCGGCGACACCGCCGTCGAATCCGAGGAGTTCGAGCGGATGCTCTCGGTGCTCGAAGAGGCAATCGTCGACCCGACGAACCCCGACCACGCCGAGGAAGTCGTCGCCATCCTCGAGGCGAGCCTCGACGGGACGGTCGGTGACACCGCGATGACCGACGGAGCCCTCTCGGTGATGGAGGCGGCACTCGCGGACCCGTCCGGGTCGGGCTCCGTCGTCGAGGACATGATGGGGGTGTTCGACACGGGGCTGACCGACCCCAGAGCCGTCGAGTCGGCGGCGGATAGCGTCCTGTCGATGCTCGACGTGACCGAGAGCGGGTCGACCGGCGGCGCGGGCGAAGAGATGGACTCGTGGCTGGACGACTTGGGCGTCGGTCTCTCGGTGTCCGGCGACGCGGACGGCGACGACGACGTGAACTCGTTCCTCGACGCGGTGGACACGGAGTTCGGCGACACCAACGCGGCCGCGGAGATGAGCGACCGGTTCCGCATCGCCCGCATCGTCACCGCGGCCACACAGCGGAGTACGGAGTACTCGGTCCGCTCCGGGGTCAGAACCGGGACGCGAATGGCACAGGCGGCGATGACCGCCGAGTCGCCCGCCGACATGCTCGACAGGAGCCGGTCCATCGTCTTCGGCGAACTCGACGACCTCGGGTTCGAGCCGCCGGAAGGCATCGCGGACACCGACGAGGACGGCGACGGCCAGTCCGAAGAGAGACACCGGCGGATGGCGCTCGAACGGTTACAGGAGCGGGGCGAACGACTCATGGACGAGGCGGCGAAGGTCGACCGAGACGACCCCGGTTTCCACCCCGCATTCCCGCGGATTCTCGACTCCATCTCGCCCGACGAGGGGCGTATCCTGCGACTGCTCGCCACGGAGGGGCCACAGCCGTCCGTCGACATCAGAGACGTGGGCTACATTCCGATTACCTCGAAACTGGTGGCGGCGGGGTTGACGATGATAAGCGAAGAGGCCGGGTGCCGCTACGAGTCCCGCGTCACGGCGTATCTGAACAACCTCCAACGCCTCGGCCTCATCTGGTTCTCGGACGAACCGGTCGAGGACCTCAAACGCTATCAGGTCATCGAGGCCCAGCCGGACGTGGACCAAGCCATCGAGGAGGCACGGCGGGCGAAGATGATACGCCGGAGCATCCACCTGACGCCGTTCGGCTTCGACTTCTGTAGGGTGTGTCTCCCCGTCGAAATCGACGACGACGCCGCGGGCGTCTACGACGTGCCCGACGAGAGCACGAGCGACGCCGACGGGATGGAGGCCATCGACGGACCGCCGAGCGAGGGAGAACTCGACAGCGGGACGGAGTTCCGCGGCGGGAACTGGTGA
- a CDS encoding VOC family protein, producing the protein MSNDTPATAERPESPFHTTGTDHVTIWGSNEEDTLSFYRDLLGMPLVLRQPNLDDPSQTHLFFDTGDGRILTVFVSDDRQSNRQPLRGGTGSVHHLAFGIDADEYEDVMAALDEAGHGYNMFDRGIFHSLYTRDHNGLVIELAADKYEFPDERRAEVLAATQRIREEDGADYAHDEHMRAALEELGIDVIENDLPDAETGAGV; encoded by the coding sequence ATGTCAAACGACACACCGGCGACCGCAGAACGGCCCGAGAGCCCCTTTCACACCACCGGGACGGACCACGTCACGATTTGGGGGAGCAACGAAGAAGACACCCTCTCGTTCTACCGTGACCTGCTCGGCATGCCGCTGGTACTCCGCCAGCCGAACCTCGACGACCCGTCACAGACTCACCTCTTCTTCGACACCGGTGACGGCCGCATCCTGACGGTGTTCGTCAGCGACGACCGGCAGTCCAACCGGCAACCGCTCCGGGGCGGCACGGGGTCGGTCCACCACCTCGCGTTCGGCATCGACGCCGACGAGTACGAGGACGTGATGGCGGCCCTCGACGAGGCCGGACACGGGTACAACATGTTCGACCGTGGTATCTTCCACTCGCTGTACACCCGCGACCACAACGGACTGGTCATCGAACTCGCCGCCGACAAGTACGAGTTCCCCGACGAGCGACGCGCCGAGGTACTCGCGGCGACTCAGCGAATCCGTGAGGAAGACGGGGCCGACTACGCACACGACGAGCACATGCGGGCCGCGCTGGAAGAACTCGGCATCGATGTCATCGAGAACGACCTTCCCGACGCCGAGACAGGTGCCGGCGTGTAG